Part of the Methylophaga nitratireducenticrescens genome is shown below.
TATGCGGCAGTTTTACTAATCATCTCAGCGTTCACTCATAAAGCCTACTGTCGTTATATTTGTCCTTTGGGGGCGGCATTAGCTATTCCTTCACGGTTTCGTCTGTTTGATTGGCTTAAACGTCGCAAGGAGTGTGGTACTCAGTGTCAAATCTGTGCAAACGAGTGTGAAATTCAAGCGATCCATCCCAGCGGTAAAATTAATGCCAATGAATGTCATTGGTGTCTGGATTGTCAGGTCACTTATCACAACGAAACAAAATGCCCTCCTTTAATTAAGCGATATAACAAACGCCACAAAATGGAAAAAGGGTTTATCCCTATTACTATTGCAGCAGAAAAGAAATAAACTGAAGTCAATAAACTTGTATACCTGATCAGGAGTAGAAAGATGATAGACAAAAAAGATAACAATCTTCCGAAGATTGATACGGAAGATAGTCATGCCAGTGAGCATGTCAAAATGAGTCGAAGGTTATTTCTTGGATCCTCTACTGCAGTAGCAGGTGCTGTAGGTGCATTGGGAGCTGGCATCGGTTCAGTGTTCTCAGGTTCTACAATGGCTGATACACAAAATAATGGTGCTGGACATCATACCATTGGCCCTGGTGAGCTGGATGAATACTACGGTTTCTGGAGTGGTGGTCATCAGGGCGAGGTTCGGGTGCTTGGGGTTCCCTCAATGCGTGAACTGATGCGGATACCAGTGTTCAACATAGATTCAGCGACTGGTTGGGGGTTAACTAATGAGAGTAAAGAGATACTGGGTGATCAACTGTATCAAAATGGCGATTGTCATCATCCACATATTTCCCTAACGGACGGTCGTTATGACGGTAAGTATCTTTTCATTAATGATAAGGCAAATACCCGGGTAGCCAGAATCCGTCTGGATATTATGAAAACGGACCGTATTGTTCACGTTCCAAATGTCCAGGCTATTCATGGCTTGAGACTGCAGAAAGTACCCCATACAAAATATGTATTTTGTAATGCTGAGTTTCTAATTCCACATCCTAACGATGGTAGCGAATTTACACTGGAAAATAGCTATACGATGTTCAACGCCATTGACGCTGAAACCATGGAGGTAGCATGGCAAGTTATAGTTGATGGTAATCTGGATAATATGGATGCAGACTATACTGGAAAATATGCCGCATCGACCTGTTATAACTCCGAAAAAGCCCTGGATTTAGCTGGCACAATGCGTAATGAGCGTGACTGGGTAGTCGTCTTTAATATCGAACGGATCGAAGCTGCTGTCAACGCAGGTAATTTCAAAACTATCGGAGATTCAAAAGTGCCAGTTGTGGATGGTCGCAAAGGGAGCGAGTTGACACGCTATATTCCGGTGCCAAAAAATCCGCATGGTCTCAACACTTCGCCTGATGGTAAATATTTTATTGCAAATGGTAAATTGTCTCCGACCTGTTCAATTATTGCGACTGACAGATTGGACGATTTGTTCGATGATAAAATTTCTGAGCGTGATCCGATTATTGGTGAACCAGAGCTTGGACTTGGCCCGCTACATACTACGTTTGATGGACGGGGTAATGCTTACACCACGCTGTTTATTGATAGCCAAGTTGTGAAATGGAACATCGAAGACGCAATCAAACATTATCAAGGCGAAGATGTTAGCTATATCCGTCAGAAGTTGGATGTACACTATCAGCCCGGACATAACCATGCTTCATTGACCGAATCACGTGATGCAGACGGAAAATGGATGGTGGTTTTATCCAAATTCTCCAAAGACCGTTTTCTGCCAGTCGGGCCGTTACATCCAGAAAATGATCAGTTGATTGATATTTCTGGCGATGAAATGAAGCTTGTACATGATGGTCCTACATACGCTGAACCACATGACTGCATTCTGGTACGCCGGGATCAAATCAAGACAAAAAAAATCTGGGATCCACAAGATCCATTTTTTGCCAGCGCACGCAAACAAGCTGAGAAAGATGGCGTCGAACTTGAATTTGATAATACGGTTATCCGTGATGGAAACAAGGTACGTGTTTATATGACATCTGTTGCTCCAGTGTTTGGGCTGAATGAATTCAAGGTTAAGCAGGGAGATGAAGTAACGGTTTATGTCAGCAATCGTGAGATGGTTGAAGATGTTACGCATGGTTTTTGTATGGTGAACCATGGCGTAAATATGGAGATCAGTCCGCAACAGACCTCTTCAATAACCTTTATTGCGTCAAAACCAGGGGTTCATTGGTACTATTGTTCATGGTTCTGCCATGCCATGCATATGGAAATGACTGGACGCATGATCGTCGAAAAGGTTTAAGAAAACCGTGGACGGAAAGTTATTTCCGTCCACTCTTTGCTCAATTAGCTACTGGTATACGAATATAACAAGAGGATCTTTGTGGTTAATTTAAAGCGGCGACATTTCAAGGGATGCCAAAGCTTTCATTATTTATTAGCGGCACTTTGTTTTTTTGTTTCCTTCGACTCAAATGCTGAGTTGCAGACAAACTTGGATCAGATCGAACCGGGAGGAACCATTACCTTGCCTGCGGGAGAAATATCCTCTATGGTTCTGCGCGTTCCGAATGTGACGGTATCATGTGATAAAAATACGGTTATTGATGCAGAAGGTCAGGGCCATGCTGTTGAAATTCTCGCTGCTGGAATTTCGTTCAGTGATTGTCAAATTCGCAATTGGGGGCAGGATCTCACCAAGTTAGACGCGGGAATTTTTGTATCCCGTCAAGCGACAGGATCAGTTATTCATAATAATCGTCTGACAGGGCCAGCTTTTGGAATCTGGGTGGATGCAACGGCTGACGTGGTTGTGCGAAACAATTATATTCAGGGAGATGCCGGGATACGCTCTCAAGATCGGGGAAATGGTATTCATCTTTTTAATACTTCCGGCGCTCTCATTGAAGAAAACAAAATCATCCAGACCCGGGATGGCATTTATATTGAAGCTGCAAACAACAACACTATACGCAACAACCTGATGACATCATTACGCTATGGTATTCATTACATGTATTCCATGGATAATTTATTGGAAAATAATATCACTCGAAATACTCGTACGGGCTATGCCTTGATGCAAAGTAAACGGCTGAGGGTTATCGGGAACCGCTCTGAGAATGATGAGAATTACGGTATTTTGCTGAATTTTATCACCGACTCAATTTTTCTTAACAACGTGGTTGAAGGTGTTTCTCAAGGGCAGACCGCTGGATTGGATATTTCCGGTGCAGAAGGTAAGGGACTATTTGTTTATAACTCTTTGTATAACCGCTTCGAAAGCAATTTTTTTGTCGACAACAATAT
Proteins encoded:
- the nosZ gene encoding TAT-dependent nitrous-oxide reductase, which translates into the protein MIDKKDNNLPKIDTEDSHASEHVKMSRRLFLGSSTAVAGAVGALGAGIGSVFSGSTMADTQNNGAGHHTIGPGELDEYYGFWSGGHQGEVRVLGVPSMRELMRIPVFNIDSATGWGLTNESKEILGDQLYQNGDCHHPHISLTDGRYDGKYLFINDKANTRVARIRLDIMKTDRIVHVPNVQAIHGLRLQKVPHTKYVFCNAEFLIPHPNDGSEFTLENSYTMFNAIDAETMEVAWQVIVDGNLDNMDADYTGKYAASTCYNSEKALDLAGTMRNERDWVVVFNIERIEAAVNAGNFKTIGDSKVPVVDGRKGSELTRYIPVPKNPHGLNTSPDGKYFIANGKLSPTCSIIATDRLDDLFDDKISERDPIIGEPELGLGPLHTTFDGRGNAYTTLFIDSQVVKWNIEDAIKHYQGEDVSYIRQKLDVHYQPGHNHASLTESRDADGKWMVVLSKFSKDRFLPVGPLHPENDQLIDISGDEMKLVHDGPTYAEPHDCILVRRDQIKTKKIWDPQDPFFASARKQAEKDGVELEFDNTVIRDGNKVRVYMTSVAPVFGLNEFKVKQGDEVTVYVSNREMVEDVTHGFCMVNHGVNMEISPQQTSSITFIASKPGVHWYYCSWFCHAMHMEMTGRMIVEKV
- a CDS encoding nitrous oxide reductase family maturation protein NosD; its protein translation is MDQIEPGGTITLPAGEISSMVLRVPNVTVSCDKNTVIDAEGQGHAVEILAAGISFSDCQIRNWGQDLTKLDAGIFVSRQATGSVIHNNRLTGPAFGIWVDATADVVVRNNYIQGDAGIRSQDRGNGIHLFNTSGALIEENKIIQTRDGIYIEAANNNTIRNNLMTSLRYGIHYMYSMDNLLENNITRNTRTGYALMQSKRLRVIGNRSENDENYGILLNFITDSIFLNNVVEGVSQGQTAGLDISGAEGKGLFVYNSLYNRFESNFFVDNNIGIHLTAGSEDNKFKNNAFINNTNQVKYVSNRLQEWSTDGVGNYWSDYLGWDLNKDDIGDTAYEPNDGIDRLLWKYPDAKLLINSPSVMLLRWVQKQFPILKSPGVKDSHPLMTLPAELTP